Genomic DNA from Pseudomonas fluorescens:
CGCGACCGTCGGAACGGCGCGTTTGTACGTGGACGGGATTTTTCCCACCGACAGCGGCCGCGCCCGGTTCGTGGCCGACCCGTATCGCGCCGCCAAGGAACTGCGTGACGCCCGCTACCCGCTGACCCTCAACACCGGTCGGCTACGCGACCAATGGCACGGCATGAGCCGCACCGGCACCGCCGCCCAGTTGTTTGGTCATGTGAACGAAGCGGTACTGAGCCTGCATCCCGACGAACTGCAGCGCCATCGCCTGCAAGCGGGCGACCTGGTCAGCCTCAAGAGTCGTCGCGGCAGCGTGATCGTGGCCGTGGACAGCGACGATAGCGTGCGTCCCGGCCAGGCGTTCCTGCCCATGCACTGGGGCGACCGGTTCCTCAAGGGCGGGGTCAATACCCTGACGCAACCCGCCTTCGATCCCTTGTCGAAACAACCGGAACTCAAGCACAGCGGCGTGCGCCTGGAACCGGTGAACCTGCCTTGGCAGTTTTTCGCCTTGATCGAAGGCGATGTTCAACAGCATCTGGAAGCCCTGCGCCCCCTGTGTGAGGCGTTTTCCTATGTCAGCCTGAGCCTGACTGGCCGTGAGCGTCCCGCGTTGCTGATTCGCGCTGCCAGCGCCGTTACCCCTGAACCGCAACTGCTCCAGGCCATCGACGAACAATTGGGTCTGATTGATGGGCCGGTGCTGGCCTATGACGATCCGCGTCGCTCCATCGGTAAGCGGGTGCGCATAGAAAACGGCCGCATCACCGCTATTCGCCTGGCCGGCGAAACCCTGGCCCGACACTGGTTGCAGAACCTGTGGCTGGAAGGTCGTGCCAATGAACAACTGCGGCGCTGGCTGCTGGCGCCTTTGAGCGCGCCGCCGGGCAATGTCGGCGCAGCAACGGGTGGCAGCAAAACGCTGTGCAACTGCATGAACGTCAGCCAGCGTGCGATCTGCGCAGGTATTGAACGTGGCCTGGACTTGCAGGGGCTCAAACAGGAGCTGGGCTGTGGCACGCAATGCGGCTCCTGCGTACCGGAAATCAAGCGCCTGCTGGTTGCCACTGCGCAACCACTGGCGGCTATCTCGTGAGGAAAACACTATGAACGCAAAAGTCTGGCTGGTGGGTGCAGGTCCTGGTGACCCTGAATTACTGACCCTCAAAGCCGTGCGCGCCCTGCGCGAGGCCGACGTGGTGTTGATCGACGATCTGGTCAACGCAGCGGTGCTGGAACATTGCCCCGATGCGCGCATCATTGCCGTGGGCAAGCGCGGCGGGTGCCGCTCCACACCCCAGGCCTTCATTCATCGATTGATGCTGCGTTATGCCCGCCAGGGCAAATGCGTGGTGCGCCTCAAGGGCGGCGACCCCTGCATCTTCGGCCGCGGTGGTGAAGAGGCGCAGTGGCTGCGCGAGCAGGGTGTCGAAGTGGAGATGGTCAATGGCATCACCGCCGGCCTCGCGGGGGCGACCCAATGCGATATTCCACTGACCCTGCGCGGGGTTGCCCGGGGCGTGACGCTGGTGACGGCCCACACCCAGGACGGCAGTAGCCTGAACTGGCAAGCCTTGGCGCAAAGCGGCACGACGCTGGTGGTGTACATGGGTGTGGCGAAGCTGAGCGAGATCCGCGAACAGTTGCTGGCCGGTGGCTTGGCGGCGAACACGCCTGTCGCCATGATCGAAAATGCGTCCCTGCCCCATCAACGTGACTGCCGCAGCGACTTGGCCTCGATGGAAGCCGATGCGAACGCCTTTCAACTCAAGAGCCCGGCGATCCTGGTGATTGGCGCGGTGGCAGCGGCCGCTGAACTCGCCGGATCGCAGCCTGCGTGGGTCCAGGCGTCGGCGCTATAACAAACCACACCGAACCTGTGGGAGCGAGCCTGTTCGCGATAGCGGTGGGTCTGCATCATTGATGTTGACTGATACGCCGCCATCGCGAGCAAGCCCGCTCCCACAGGTATTGTTTTGTCTGGCACAAGCTGCGTCCCACAAATCGCAGACAAAGAAAAGCCCGGCCTAAGCCGGGCTTTTCTATAGCGTCAGGCTAATTACTTAGCTTGGGCTTCAACCTGCGCTTCTACGCGACGGTTAACTGCACGACCAGCTTCAGTGGCGTTGTCGGCAACTGGGCGGGATTCGCCGTAGCCAACAGCCTGAACGCGGGACGATTCAACACCGTACTGGTTGGTCAGAACTTGTTGAACGGCTTTTGCACGACGCTCAGACAGTTTCTGGTTGTAAGCGTCAGGACCGACGGAGTCAGTGTGACCTTCAACAGTGGTGCTGGTGGATGGGTACTGCTTCATGAAGTCAGCCAGGTTCTTGATGTCGCCGTAGCTGTTAGGCTTGACAACCGACTTGTCGAAGTCGAACTTCACGTCCAGCTCAACACGTACGACTTCAGCAACAGCTGGGCAGCCATCAGCGTCAACGGTTACGTTGGCTGGGGTGTCAGGGCACTTGTCGACGTTGTCGCACACGCCATCGTTGTCGCTGTCGGAGCAGACTTCAGCCGGAGCTGGAACTGGAGCAGCAGCAGGCTTGGAGCCGCCACCGAAGTTCACACCGATACCGACGCTTGGAGCCCACTCGGTGTCGCCCTGGTCGATGTTGTACTGAGCTTCAACGCCGGCACGGGCGTAGAAGTTCTCGGTGAAGTACAGCTTGGCGCCGCCACCAACGTTGGCGAAGGTGGAACGGTTACGACCGTTGCTGCCATTCTGGTCGATGCTCTGGTCGGAGAAACCGGCAGAGACGTAAGGACGCAGCATGTCGCCTGGGTTGTTGAAGTGGTACAGAGCGTCCAGAGCGGTGTTGGCGCCTTTGACGTTGGTGCCGTCGTCAGTACGGGCGTTGTGCACTTCGTCGTAGGCCAGACGCAGTTCAACGTCGTCGGTCAGGAAGTAACCAACCGAACCGCCGAACAGGTTGCCGTTGTTCTTGAAGTTACGAGCGCTGTCGAATTGTTCTTTCTTGGCGAAGCCTTCGATTTCAACTGCGCCTTGGCCTTGTGCCAGAGCGCCGAACGAAGTGGCAGCAATCAAAGAACCAATGGCAAAGCCCAAGGTGTTTTTCAGTTTCATCCGTTAAATCCCCATCTGGTGATTGTGAAGCAGTCCCGCAAACCGGGGGACAACTCGGCGGCAAGTCTATCAGAACTTGCCTACACGTAAGAGATATTTGCGCCGAACTTAAGTTTCAGCAATGCCCGCAAATTTCTCACGCAATTTGTCGAGCGCGCGCTTGTAACGCATTTTTGTCGCGCTCAAACCCATATGCATTATGTCTGCGATCTCCTGGAATTCCAGCTCTGCGACAAATCGTAGCACCAGAATTTCCCGATCGATCGGGTTCACATAGACCAGCCAGCGATCGAGTCCCCCCTTCTCCTCGGGCTTGGGCGCCTTATCTTCCGACGCTTCCTCCAGAGGATCCAGGCTCAAAGCGTCCATCAAGCGACGCTTTCGCCGTTCCTTGCGATACTGCGTGATGCATTCGTTGTAGGTGATGCTGTAGAGCCAGGTCTTGAACTTCGATTTCCCCTCGAAGTTCTTCAGGCCATACAGCACCTTCAACATCACCTCCTGACAGACATCATCAGCATCGCGATCGTTCCCAAGATATCGTGCACAAACGTTAAATAATGTTCTCTGGTAACGGCGCATCAACTCTTCATAGGCGCGCGTTACGTGAAACAGCTCGGTATGCGCGCGCGCGACCAACTCCTCATCGGAGAGATCACGGGGGTCGTAGCGCGTAGATAGCGATTGGGGTTTGTTCAAAACAAGTCGGGCCGACAGTCTAGGTCAATGTGCGCCGCAGCCTGCGATAGCAGGCATTTTGCGGCGGCATACATTAGCAGGATTTGCCGGGTTAGCGGCTACTCACATGCTGTTCCAGCAGGATCCGATTGGAAAGCGACACCAGCTCGCCCTCCTCGGTCAGCAATGTGGTCTTCACCGTGCCAATCTCTTCGATCTGGCCTTCGACCTCGCCTACACGCACTTGTTGCCCAACCTCATACAATTCACGCACATAGATTCCCGCCAGTATCTGACCGGCGATTTCACGACTCCCCAATCCCATTGCCAGCGCAACCGCCAGACCAACGGTAATCAAAACGATCACGATCACGTGGTTGAGCAGGTCTGTCTTGACCTCCAACTGGCTGATCGCCACCGAAATACTTATGATGATCACCAGGCCCTGGGCAATTCGCCCTACGCCAGCGGCGTAGTCCAGCCCCACGCCCTCGGCCGCGCCGCGCACCAGCCCATTGGCCAGTTGCGCCAGCAGAACGCCGACCAGCAATACCAGCGCAGCACCAAAAACCTTCGGCAAATACAATGCGAGCATATCGAGCGTCGCCGAAACTCGCTCAAGGCCAAGGGATTCTGCTGCGGAAACCAGGAAAATCAGCAATACAAACCAGTACACGATCTTGCCGACCAGGGTCGAGATCGGTACCTGGATGCCGCCACGGGACAGCAACTTGGTCAGGCCGGTGCCGCCCATCAGGCGATCGAGGCCCAGCTTGGCGAGCAACTTGGACAGCAACGTGTCCAGCAGCTTGGCCACGACAAAGCCCAACAGCAGCACCACCAGGGCGCCGAAGAGGTTCGGGATGAAGTTAGCTACTTTGGTCCACAACGCAGTCATCGCCGTGACGAGGCTCTGGGTCCAGAGATCAAGTTCCATATTCAATCAGCCTTATCAGCGGTGCGAGTAACAGGTTTACGGCGGGAAACCGGCGAGAGATGGGCCGATCCGTTATTCAGGGCAATCATCAGCGCGGGCAACCAGCGGCCCAGCAGGCTGAACAGATCGCCGGCGCCGACCTGGCGGTTGGCGGTTTTCAGTACACGTCCCAGGCATGCATCGTCGTCCCGGCTGGACGGCGAAGCCTTGAGCATGTCGCGCAAAGACTGTTCAAACGGATCGTGCATACGCACCTCTCGTGATGTCTGTGGAAGACGCGATCAAATTTCGTCGGGTCACATGAAACCCCATCACACCCAGCGCAAACGACGGAACAACCACCACTGCCCCAGCGCCACGCAGATCATCAGCAAGCACGCGACCATGAAACCGTAGGGGCTTTCGGAAAACGGAATGCCGCCGACGTTGATACCCAGAAGGCCGGTGAGAAAACTCATCGGCAGGAAAATCCCGGTGACGATACCGAAGCGGTACATGGTGCGGTTCATGCGCACCGAAAGGCGTCGGTCTTCGGCCTCCAGCACAAGCCCCACGCGCTCTCGAGTCAATTCCAGCTCCTCGAGGTAACGGGTCAGGCTGTTGTTCAATTCGTTCCAGTAGTCGCCGTCATCGTCGCAAAACCATGGCAGTTTGAGCCGCGTCATCTGGCCGAAGATGTCCCGCTGTGGCGCCAGGAATCGCTTGAGCCCGGCAGCCCGTCGACGGATGTGCAAAATGGCGTCGTGCTCGGGAGTATACCGTTCGTCGGTATCGAGTTTTTCTTCCTCGCCATCGACGATTTCGGAGAGGCAGGTGACCAGGTCCTGCACCTTATTGGTGAGGTATTGCGCCATGTAGAGGATGAGTTCGGACGCCGTCTTCGGGCCCTTGCCCTCGGCCAGTTGCGCCAGTAGCTCATCGGTGGCGCGCAACGGACGCAGGCGCAGGGAGATCACCCGCTGGGCGGACGCAAAGATCCGTACCGACACCATGTCTTCAGGTTCGGCGCCCGGGTTGAGATTGATCCCCCGCAGGAACAGCAGCAGCTCGGCATTGGGCAACGGCAACAGCCGCGGCCGGGTGTTTTCTTCGAGCAGCAGGTCGCAGTTGAACTCGCTCAGGCCACTGGATTTGCGCAACCAGGTGTGGGTTTGCGGATGACTGCGATCCCAGTGCAGCCACAGGCTTTCGTGGGCCTGCAACTGCAAATCGTCGAGTTCGGTCCGGGCTATGGAACGCGCGCCGCCTTTACCGTCCAGCACCAGGGCATGCACCAGCCCCCACTGCGCGTTTTCTTCCTCGAACATCCTCATCCCTTATGGCTGTACTGCTTCATTCAGGCATTTTCAGCGGGCTTGGCGAGACGATCACGCCGTTATTGTCCGCATAGACATACTCGCCCGGACGAAACGTCACGCCGGCAAAGGTCACCGGCACATTGAGTTCGCCAACGCCGCGCCGGTCGGTCTTCATCGGGTGACTGGCCAGGGCCTGGACCCCGAGGTCCGTCTGGGCAATGATGTCGACGTCGCGGATGCAACCGTAGACCACCAGCCCTTCCCAGCCGTTTTTCGCGGCCTTTTCCGCCAGCATGTCCCCCAGCAGCGCCCGACGCAGGGAACCGCCGCCATCGACCACCAGCACCTTGCCGTTGCCCTTGAGTTCAACCTGCTCCTTGACCCGCGAGTTGTCCTCGAAGCACTTGATGGTCACGATTTCGCCGCCGAAGGAATCGCGGCCGCCGAAATTGCTGAACATCGGCTCCAACACCTGCACCAGTTCCGGGTAGGCGTCGCACAGGTCGGGCGTGAGGTAATGGTTCATCGAACAACTCCTGAAAGGCTGGAACGTCAGACTGAATGAACAACCGTTTGTGACTGGAACCGCTTGAAGCGTCATATCTTAGCCGCAAGCCGACAAGAGCGAAATGCCCTTGTCAGAGCCTTCGCCTCAAACCGCCTCGGCCAACTGGGGCTGTTCCGCCAGCAAAGGGGCCTGCTGATCCTTGAGCCAACGCACCACCAGCGGCCAGACTTCAAGATGCGCGGCCTTGCTCACCAGCATCTCGACGTGACCAAAGTCTTCGGTGAACCCCTGTCCCCGGCCCAGGCAGACAAACTGCTTGTGCTCGGAACCGATCTGATCGAAGAGTTTGCGGCACGCCCAGGTCGGGTCCTGGTGATCGCCTGCGGCACTCACGGCCAACACCGGTAACTGGACATCGGCCAACCCGGCCCACCAGTTCTTCTCGGCATCGCCGAAACGTCCGAACAGGCCGTACCAGCGCATGCTTTCCAGGGCCAGGCCGATGGGCTCGTCCTCGGGGCCGCGCTTGAGCCTTGAACCGGACAATTGGGCAAAACGCTTGAGAATGAAGCGACCGCTCCACTCCACTGGCGGAATCTTCAGCGGCCAGTAGGTACGGCTGACCTGGGTACCAAAAAACGCCGCCGAAGCCACCGCCGGCTTGCCCAGGTAATGGCCGCCCAAGGCGGCCGCCAGGGTGATGCCCCCCAGGGAATGACCGATCCAGTGGGGCACTTGCCCGCTCTGCTCACGCACGAAGGCGCCAATGGCCGGCAAGTCGTAGCGGGCGTAGTCGGCCACGCGATTGTTGCGATAACCCTGGTTGCGCTGGGACAACCCATGGCCGCGCATCTCGGGGATCCAGACATCGAACCCCAGGCGTGTCAGGTACGCGCCCAGGCCCAGGCCCTTGGGGGAATACCAGAAGCGCCGATTGGAAAAGCTGCCGTGCAACAGGATCACCGGGACCCCGCGGGTTTCGCAGGCGTCGGCCATGCCCAGCCGGGTGACGGCCAGTTCGACGCTGGCGTCCGGGCTGTTGCCGGGTTTCAAGCGATAGACGTCTTCGCTCAGATCACCGCGCCGCTCGGCGCTGATCAGGGCGACAGGAAAGAGGTTGCTGCTGCTTTGCATAATGCTCTTGCACAAAAAAGGGCGGCATCTGTCAGGAGCCCGCCCTACTTCAATCAAAAAGGGGTCGTGTAACTGTAACGCTGCTCATTGAAGAGGATAAGTGAAACCGTGGCGAGGGAGCTTGCTCCCGCCGGACTGCTTAGCAGTCCCTTTTTTGTGAGCGCTTCGCACTCAAGCGGGAGCAAGCTCCCTCGCCACAATGAACTTCACCAACCTGTAAACAGTATTACCATTGACCGCCCCTTCACTCGATCAGACCGCTGCCTGACCCTCAGCCAGGAAGAACCAGGTTTCCAACACGGAGTCCGGGTTCAACGAAACGCTTTCGATGCCCTGCTCCATCAGCCACTTGGCCAGGTCCGGGTGGTCCGAAGGGCCCTGGCCGCAGATGCCGATGTACTTGCCGGCCTTGTTGCAGGCGGCAATGGCGTTGGCCAGCAGCTTCTTGACCGCCGGATTACGCTCGTCGAACAGGTGCGCGATGATCCCGGAATCGCGGTCCAGGCCCAGGGTCAGCTGGGTCAGGTCGTTGGAACCGATGGAGAAACCGTCGAAGAACTCGAGGAATTCTTCAGCCAGGATCGCGTTGGATGGCAGCTCGCACATCATGATCACGCGCAGGCCATTGTCGCCACGGGCCAGACCGTTTTCGGCCAGCAGATCGACGACCTGGCTAGCTTCGCCCAGGGTCCGGACGAACGGCACCATGATCTCGACGTTGGTCAGGCCCATTTCGTTGCGCACACGCTTGAGGGCGCGGCATTCGAGCTCGAAGCAGTCGCGGAACGATTCGCTGATGTAGCGCGAAGCACCACGGAAGCCCAGCATCGGGTTCTCTTCTTCCGGCTCGTAGAGCTTGCCGCCGATCAGGTTGGCGTATTCGTTGGACTTGAAGTCCGACAGGCGCACGATGACCTTTTTCGGCCAGAACGCCGCCGCCAGGGTGCTGATGCCTTCCACCAGCTTCTCGACGTAGAAACCGACCGGATCGTTGTAACCGGCAATGCGCTTGTCGACGCTGTCCTTGATGTCCTGCGGCAGGCCGTCGTAGTTCAGCAGTGCCTTGGGGTGCACGCCGATCATGCGGTTGATGATGAACTCCAGGCGGGCCAGGCCCACGCCAGCGTTCGGCAGTTGCGCGAAGTCAAAGGCGCGATCCGGGTTGCCGACGTTCATCATGATCTTGAACGGCAGGTCCGGCATGGCGTCCACGGAGTTCTTCTTGATGTCGAAGCCCAGTTCGCCCTCGAAGATGTAGCCGGTATCGCCTTCGGCGCAGGACACGGTCACGCCCTGGCCGTCTTTCAACAACTGGGTGGCGTTGCCGCAACCCACCACGGCCGGGATCCCCAGTTCGCGGGCGATGATCGCCGCGTGGCAGGTACGCCCGCCGCGGTTGGTGACGATGGCGCTGGCGCGCTTCATCACCGGTTCCCAGTCCGGGTCGGTCATGTCGGAGACCAGTACGTCGCCGGCCTGGACCTTGTCCATCTCCGAGACGTCGTTGATGATCCGTACCTTGCCGGCGCCGATGCGCTGGCCGATGGCACGGCCTTCCACCAGCACGGTGCCGGTTTCTTTCAACAGG
This window encodes:
- the cobA gene encoding uroporphyrinogen-III C-methyltransferase, which produces MNAKVWLVGAGPGDPELLTLKAVRALREADVVLIDDLVNAAVLEHCPDARIIAVGKRGGCRSTPQAFIHRLMLRYARQGKCVVRLKGGDPCIFGRGGEEAQWLREQGVEVEMVNGITAGLAGATQCDIPLTLRGVARGVTLVTAHTQDGSSLNWQALAQSGTTLVVYMGVAKLSEIREQLLAGGLAANTPVAMIENASLPHQRDCRSDLASMEADANAFQLKSPAILVIGAVAAAAELAGSQPAWVQASAL
- a CDS encoding OmpA family protein; this encodes MKLKNTLGFAIGSLIAATSFGALAQGQGAVEIEGFAKKEQFDSARNFKNNGNLFGGSVGYFLTDDVELRLAYDEVHNARTDDGTNVKGANTALDALYHFNNPGDMLRPYVSAGFSDQSIDQNGSNGRNRSTFANVGGGAKLYFTENFYARAGVEAQYNIDQGDTEWAPSVGIGVNFGGGSKPAAAPVPAPAEVCSDSDNDGVCDNVDKCPDTPANVTVDADGCPAVAEVVRVELDVKFDFDKSVVKPNSYGDIKNLADFMKQYPSTSTTVEGHTDSVGPDAYNQKLSERRAKAVQQVLTNQYGVESSRVQAVGYGESRPVADNATEAGRAVNRRVEAQVEAQAK
- the sigX gene encoding RNA polymerase sigma factor SigX — translated: MNKPQSLSTRYDPRDLSDEELVARAHTELFHVTRAYEELMRRYQRTLFNVCARYLGNDRDADDVCQEVMLKVLYGLKNFEGKSKFKTWLYSITYNECITQYRKERRKRRLMDALSLDPLEEASEDKAPKPEEKGGLDRWLVYVNPIDREILVLRFVAELEFQEIADIMHMGLSATKMRYKRALDKLREKFAGIAET
- a CDS encoding mechanosensitive ion channel family protein, with the translated sequence MELDLWTQSLVTAMTALWTKVANFIPNLFGALVVLLLGFVVAKLLDTLLSKLLAKLGLDRLMGGTGLTKLLSRGGIQVPISTLVGKIVYWFVLLIFLVSAAESLGLERVSATLDMLALYLPKVFGAALVLLVGVLLAQLANGLVRGAAEGVGLDYAAGVGRIAQGLVIIISISVAISQLEVKTDLLNHVIVIVLITVGLAVALAMGLGSREIAGQILAGIYVRELYEVGQQVRVGEVEGQIEEIGTVKTTLLTEEGELVSLSNRILLEQHVSSR
- a CDS encoding zinc transporter ZntB, which translates into the protein MFEEENAQWGLVHALVLDGKGGARSIARTELDDLQLQAHESLWLHWDRSHPQTHTWLRKSSGLSEFNCDLLLEENTRPRLLPLPNAELLLFLRGINLNPGAEPEDMVSVRIFASAQRVISLRLRPLRATDELLAQLAEGKGPKTASELILYMAQYLTNKVQDLVTCLSEIVDGEEEKLDTDERYTPEHDAILHIRRRAAGLKRFLAPQRDIFGQMTRLKLPWFCDDDGDYWNELNNSLTRYLEELELTRERVGLVLEAEDRRLSVRMNRTMYRFGIVTGIFLPMSFLTGLLGINVGGIPFSESPYGFMVACLLMICVALGQWWLFRRLRWV
- the rraA gene encoding ribonuclease E activity regulator RraA → MNHYLTPDLCDAYPELVQVLEPMFSNFGGRDSFGGEIVTIKCFEDNSRVKEQVELKGNGKVLVVDGGGSLRRALLGDMLAEKAAKNGWEGLVVYGCIRDVDIIAQTDLGVQALASHPMKTDRRGVGELNVPVTFAGVTFRPGEYVYADNNGVIVSPSPLKMPE
- a CDS encoding alpha/beta fold hydrolase; translated protein: MQSSSNLFPVALISAERRGDLSEDVYRLKPGNSPDASVELAVTRLGMADACETRGVPVILLHGSFSNRRFWYSPKGLGLGAYLTRLGFDVWIPEMRGHGLSQRNQGYRNNRVADYARYDLPAIGAFVREQSGQVPHWIGHSLGGITLAAALGGHYLGKPAVASAAFFGTQVSRTYWPLKIPPVEWSGRFILKRFAQLSGSRLKRGPEDEPIGLALESMRWYGLFGRFGDAEKNWWAGLADVQLPVLAVSAAGDHQDPTWACRKLFDQIGSEHKQFVCLGRGQGFTEDFGHVEMLVSKAAHLEVWPLVVRWLKDQQAPLLAEQPQLAEAV
- the ppsA gene encoding phosphoenolpyruvate synthase, encoding MVEYVVSLDKLGVHDVEHVGGKNASLGEMISNLAGAGVSVPGGFATTAQAYRDFLELSGLNKQIHDALDALDVDDVNALAKTGAQIRQWIMEAEFPEKLNAEIRTAFAKLSEGNPDIAVAVRSSATAEDLPDASFAGQQETFLNIRGVENVIRAAKEVFASLFNDRAISYRVHQGFDHKLVALSAGVQRMVRSETGTAGVMFTLDTESGFRDVVFITGAYGLGETVVQGAVNPDEFYVHKGTLQAGRPAILRRNLGSKAIKMIYGDEAKAGRSVKTVDVDKAERARFCLTDAEVSELAKQAMIIEQHYKCPMDIEWAKDGDDGKLYIVQARPETVKSRTQANVMERYLLKETGTVLVEGRAIGQRIGAGKVRIINDVSEMDKVQAGDVLVSDMTDPDWEPVMKRASAIVTNRGGRTCHAAIIARELGIPAVVGCGNATQLLKDGQGVTVSCAEGDTGYIFEGELGFDIKKNSVDAMPDLPFKIMMNVGNPDRAFDFAQLPNAGVGLARLEFIINRMIGVHPKALLNYDGLPQDIKDSVDKRIAGYNDPVGFYVEKLVEGISTLAAAFWPKKVIVRLSDFKSNEYANLIGGKLYEPEEENPMLGFRGASRYISESFRDCFELECRALKRVRNEMGLTNVEIMVPFVRTLGEASQVVDLLAENGLARGDNGLRVIMMCELPSNAILAEEFLEFFDGFSIGSNDLTQLTLGLDRDSGIIAHLFDERNPAVKKLLANAIAACNKAGKYIGICGQGPSDHPDLAKWLMEQGIESVSLNPDSVLETWFFLAEGQAAV